The DNA region AGGTGGTGGCGAGCCGGcgaaaaaagaaggagaagctcCCAAAGAAGAAGCGAAAAAGGAAGGAGAAGCgccaaagaaggaagaagagaagaaagagggCGGCGATAAGAAGgagggagagaagaaagatcaacCGCAACCACAACCCCAACCACAACCGGTTGTGCCGACACCGGAGCAGCATGTGTTGGAACTTGTAAAGGCGTATAAAGCATATAATCCTCACCTAACAACATATTACTACGCTCAAAGCATCGAAGAAAACCCTAATGCTTGCGTTATATgttgaaaacatatattatgtTATATAATTTGGGGGAAAATGATGAACCGATCTATAGTGAggatgaagaataagaaacagGATATATTGATTCGGTTGGATCATCggatatgtttttttctgtcCTCGATAATGCGAGGAAGCTTAATTTCCTTAAATCGATTTCGATGATATGTTTTCTGTATATATCGTCGATAGTactagaattttgtttttttttttactttgaaggGCACTTTCTGTATATAATGGTGTTATATATGTACgttagtattttaatttgcttgtTAAATTATCTTCAGATGTCCTTAAGTTAATATTGTTTGTGATGCACGTTTCTTTGTCGACGTTAATATTTCTCAAGGGTTTATAATGTAAGTAACAAATTCTATGCACATATTTTAGGGACTAAATCTCTCGAATATTTAGTGTTACTGTATATAATTAATGTAATGGCGAAGTTGCAAAATAGTTTTGCTATTCACATAATTCTgaaatgtttttgatttatgTTATAACGATTTTACTATTCCGTAATTTTGTCATCTTCGAtcttgtgatttttattttacaaatttattatattgcAGGAAACTGtatgtttagactttagatgtACGTATCTGGGTGTTGCTTTAGGTTAAGAATGTTATTAAAACTTAGCTGTAAATTTGATAACTTATTTTTACTTCTGTTTTGCACGAAGCGAAAGGGCATGGCCTTTCGTGATCATCTGATAAGTCACTTTTAGAAATTTGTTTAATAGTtggtaattaattattttaatggttctagattttcttttctcttttcacaaatatgaagtttaaatatagAGTTCTAAAAAACttcatataataattaatttcagTGGATAATAACATAAAGTGAAGTTCTATATTATTACGTGAAGTTCTATATTATTACTCTTAAAGATAATCATATTCTAGAAACAAACAACTTAAGAATTATCTCCAACACATATAAAAGTTCTTCATTTTTCGACACAGAAAAATGGActagattttcaaaaattgaatatatagTATTCACGTCACCAATTTCATTGTAAACGTCATAGATCACATATGCAAATGTCAAAAACATTTTGGTTGGTAGGCACCTAAAAGGAGCATGtgaatattcaaattaaaaacttttgtaacaCATTATCTGATCACTAATTCTAATTTCTGTAATATTTTTGCGATCTATATTATTTGGgtcaaaacaaaatacattCCCGTGAATGCTAAAAAATATTACTTCACTACCAAAAACAGAAAGGGCCTGCCTATTGTCAGTATTTctaccaaacaaataaaaatattactccATCATGTTTCGTAAGACACTGTTGTCTGTTGAATATGATCATGAGTCGGTGGTGAGTGATGATGACGGCGACGATGTCGATCATTATAAATAGACAGATATctacatatacacacatatgTCTACTTAAATTATCCAGATACATATTAATCAGTATGAAAGGGATCAAACCGTTTTTTCccaaatatcaaatttgatttttgtcttATATAATCCTTTCTTGTTGGTGTGTTTAGTATCAATATCAGCCAAGAGGCGGCCCAAAGCACGCCTTATCTTTATTTACCACTTAATCTCCTAACAAgtttaaacaaacatatgtatGGTTTCATCAGCTGAGATCTATACCAAAAAAGgctaaatttattatatatttcattccAGCTGACATTAACAAAGGAAAAAGGGAAACAAAGCTGACGGTTCATGggtgcacacaaaaaaaaaatagctgaCGATCCATGAATAATTCAATTGATGGAGATGTCATCTTACGCGATAGTTAATTATTCTGAGcaaattttgtcattttctataatttaataatatgaattttatcATATTTGGTGCAGCTAAAAATGCTGAGGACTTTTTCATCACCCACCATATCATTAAggcaaattccaaaaaaataaatgaataaagtATACATATCTCTGTAGAATGTTCGGTTTAATCCATATTATTATTTCAGAAAATGATAGGCACGGTGGCATGCACGTGTGACGTATTGGGCGAACAACAAAATGTGGTTCTAGAATAATCGAATAATCTAGCTTAACAAATTCTCCATTACGTAGATAGATATCAACCTCCCCAACTAATAAACACTAGTGAttcaattataataaattattatcaaaagaGAACGTTTCATTTTATTACacacaaaaagataaataagagATCCCAAAAGGTTAAGTTGCTACACAGACCAGCACCACTAGGAGAATCTATCGATTAAATCCTAAGCGGGGGAGGAAAAATAACAGAATTATACACACAAATCTTAAAAGTTACCATTTGACCCCAGGAGAAAAAGCTGGCTGTCAAAAACAACCCTAGCATCGCCATCGAAGTTGAATTATTCCCAATCttacaacaaaggaaaaaaacatttcacTTACTAATTAAAAGATGAATAACATTTGGAGTGAGAGGCGGACGAGTTGATCCGATCTCTCAGGCGTTATTATGATTTCATGCTCGGAGAAGAGGTGAATGTGGTGACATTATCCCTGGAGACGAGAGACCATCCTCATATAGTCTTCGGAAACTTAATCGGAGATTGCTCTGCCTCCATTTCTGCTTTTTAGCATTGTTGTTCTGGATTACTTGATCCTTGTCCGTTGCTTTCTCAACGATCTTGTTGTTGCTGTTCTTAGACACGAAATCTTGGATCCGCCGAAGCGCCACATGGAGAGTATCATCGTCCATGTTGGCAaagcaaaccctaaaccatCCAGGTTCCGTGCAATGGAAGGAAGAGCCTGGAGATACATTGAGCTTAACTTTGTGGATGATTATACGCCAAAGCTCAATCTCAGATTCAAACGAGTTACGATCTCTCAATAGATGTCTCAAATCCATCCACACAAATAAACCTCCGCTGCTTGTCAAGCAAGTAATATCTGCTTTCTTGAGTCCTGTAGTAAAAACTTCATGCCTTTTCCCTAACCTTTTCGAGTTTTCCATAAGGAAATTCTCCACAAACCGTTCATCTGACAACATCGAAGCGAGCATGAGTTGTGTCTGAGACGAAACTAGCCCGAAACTCGATATTTTCCTGGCACAAGACACGACCGAGTCGTTATAAGAATAGACTATACCGACTCTAAAACCAGGTAGTCCCATGTCTTTAGAAAGACTATAAACAATGTGAATCAAGTCAACGTTGACTTCATAGCTGTCCACGTCGTTGACCACCTCAGCAACGCTAACGAAATCATCTCCGCTGAAGACTGTGGCGGCGTAGATCTCGTTGACGACTAGGTGAATGTTCTTCTTCGTGACGAACCGGACTAGATCCTTGAGTGTGTCCTTATCCAAGATCGTACCGAGCGGGTTTGATGGATTGGTCAAAATCAGGCCTTTGACTTTCTTATTGGCCTCTTGGGCTTTTTTATAAGCCCATCCCACGGCCTCAACGGTTAATCTGAAATTGTTGGAGCTTGAACAAGGAACCGGGATTATCTCGACACCTGTACGCCACCTCAAGTCTCTATCAAATCTGCAAAAAGGATTAAACAATTAATTATCACACGTATGAGCTACTCGTTGAATGAATCTAAACCGCAATggaatttgataatttgatatacTTACACGTGTGATAAAGTTGGCGAAAGAGTCaattaatactaatattattaactCATTTCGATTTAGAATTTGTTATCCCACAAAAAAGTATGTGAAAGCAACATTAATGAAATTTCCCCTAACAATTATCCATTatcatattactattttttaaaaatgtgattatgagaaaatattaaaatgctTACGCAGCATAGTAAGGAGAGGGAATGAGGAAGACGTCGCCGGGATCGGCGAGGCAGAACATAATTGTTTCATTTGCTCCCGTGGCACCGCCACTCATAACCACCCTCTCTGGATCAAACGTCGCTCTTCCACCTCTAGCTTTTCCCATGAAATGTGCAATTGCCTTcaataccaaaattttcatCAGGGATAAACTTATAAGTTACTAaatgtaaataagaaaattacataacGTCGGACgactaaatttgttttcttatgcaGTTCATATCTACTGATGTTTAGATGTTAACTAATTACTAGTATGTAAACTTACTGCTTAAATTGATTTGTACTGGTCTAAACTATGTCATTTTAGTTTAATATtgatataatataaatcaacGTATAATTACTTCCGTAGTGCGTATATTAACGTAAACCTGAACCTTATTACAAGATATCTAGATCAAATGAGTGATTTATACCTGTCTAAACTTTTTAAGGCCGTGATAGTCTTGGAAATTGGCGATGTCGCTAAACTGATGAACACCTTCAAGAGTGCAAATAGAAGATTCTGGGTTCTCTTTGATCCAATCTTTTATTAAATCTAAGCAAAGCTGtaaaatgtttagaaaaaatGTGTTATCTGATGTTGTGTATATACGTGTTCACGCTAGCTAGCTAATACACGGATGAAAACGCACAACAACATATATGCAATATTATATCGGATTATTCTAGAATATATACCTGATTCTCTGCAAGACCCATTTGGATAATACCATGGGGATtatgagaaagatgaaaaggaTATTTGTCGTAAGCTTTCCATCCATCGAAGTACTCAGAGTTCTCGCCGTGTTGATTGTTTGTTGCTATTTTCGACAGAATCGCACCGCTATTTCTCCCTGGAAGACCCATTTACTGTTTGAATATTCACACTTCTTTTGgagctgttttgtttttgtttttgttttgggggtATCAATATTGATCTTATGACAAGTTTTTGTGGTATGTACTAATAATATTAACGTATGAGTGTTTGGTTTTATATAGGAGGTGAAATAGAAACATGGAGGGGACAGACAACATAAAGCTGATGTGGGGTCCCAAGAAAAGAGAGTTAGGATTTGATGAAACAACCGAAAAGGAACAAGCAAACCAAGGAAGTTTCTCCacccaaaacaatatatttcaaAACGTAATTTTTGTTGCGATGAATTAAGGTGGTTGTGTTTTTTGCTAGCGTCAATATCCCTTGTATTAAAGATTATAGTATTTCGAATTTGGCAGATGACGACGATGGATAATATTGGTCTTACTCCAATAGTTTCGTCTTGATTTCCCTTGCATCATTAAAATCCATTGGGAACTACTGGTGGGGAAATTATGTGTACTTATTCGAACCCAAAGGCTATTTCTAAGCAGCTTCTTAGAAAAATGTTGACCTTTAACTACGAAGtcatgcaaaaaaataaaaaggttataAGGGCTGTAGAGGAGAATATTTGATAGAATACAAATAATCAGGAAGAAAGTTATGATAGAAAAATGTATAAGCATCCACATCAAAGGATTTAACCAAAGtatcttaaaacatattttatttttaattttgaaaaaaatgaaattaaaaacctCTTAAGAAACTTAGATATTTCATGGGTCCATTGAAGGTTGTTAAATTTGAGGTtcttaaaaaagtatatatatatttttattgtaaattattatggtattttgtttaaattcataagacttgtatacttttaaaaaacttaaaaatattgcatttaataaaaatttaaacaaacattacataaaagcatattaaaaataaattacgaaatgattaattttaatattgatttgtGCCAAACTTTTCCCACATATGCTCAACCAAATCCGCTTGCAGTCGGTCATGTATTTTCTTGTCACGAACTTCATTTCGAATGGTTATCGTATCGCCCATCATATTTCTGAGATTTGAAGGGATGTCTGTAGAATACGTGAAATCCACTTCCGAAGTTCGGTTTGATTCTACTTGTGCAAATGTGGCCTCATCATACTGAGTATACCCATCACGTTCATCTTCTACAATCATGTTgtgcaatatgatacatgctctcattatGTTTCCAATTTTTACCTTATCCAACATAAGAGCTGGGTttttgactatggcaaatcgagcttgcaagactccaaaagcacgTTCGACATCTTTACGTACAGCTTCTTGGTACGTAGCAAATAACGATGCTTTCGGATCTTGTGGCATTGAAATTGATTTGACAAAAGTagcccattttggataaataccatcggtGAGATAGTAAGCCATACGATATTGTCGTCCGTTGACAAAGTATTTTACTTTGGGAGCTACACCTTAtaatatgtcatcaaaaactggTGAGCGATCGAGaatattgatatcgtttaatgtacctggagctccaaaaaatgcaAGCCATATCCAGAGGTCTTGTGAAGCTACAGCatctaaaacaattgttggctttccagatccacgtgtatattgacctttccatgcagtcgggcaattcttccactcccaatgcatacaatctatgcttcctatcatcccgggaaatccgCGTACCTCTCCATTATCGAGTAGTCGCTGAAGATCTTCTGGTGTGGGACTGCGTAgatactcatctccaaataaatgAACTATTCTTTCAACAAACTTTTCCAAACATAACATAGCAGTGCTTTCAGCAAGACGGAGGTATTCGTCAAACGCATCCGCTGCAGAACCATACgccatcatacgaattgctGCTGTACACTTTTGTATTGCAGAGAGACCTAGCCTTCCGTGaccatttcttctttgttcaaaGTATGGAACTTCTGTTGAGAGTCGTTCGACAATACGCATGAACAAgggtttgttcattctaaaacggCGACGAAAGATTTGAGGAGGATATGTTGCATCTTCACGGAAATAGTCATCCCATAAGCGTTGGTGACCCTCTTCACGTTTTCTTTCAATGTGGactcgtttcttcttctcaggtTCCAACGGATTCATTGCTTGATCAAAACGATTCTGGATTGCTTGATCAAAATAATTGTTGAGTGTTTGATCAAAATACTCATCCATCTTTTCTTCAATGTTATTAGAAGAAGAtgccattttaaaaaaaaaaaaagaagaagagcttgatAAAGTGTTTGAATAatattgtagaagaagaagaatatgtgGGTACAAAGATGAAAAAGCTTGATATTGTGGGTACAAAGATGAAAAAGCTTGATATTGTGAGTACAAATTGTGGGTACAAAGATGAAAAAGCTTGATATTTATGTGTCTACGAAGATGGTCTTATATATTGATGACCTTGTGGTGTTACAAAGGCATGACACTCTCGTCCGTGAACATAACATGTGACTCTAAGCAAAAGATTTCTTGTCCGTGAGAAAAAGATGCAGGTCCGTGATTGCTTCTTGTCCGTGACCAACagcttcttgtcttcttcttcttcttgtcgNAACAATACGCATGAACAAgggtttgttcattctaaaacgaCGACGAAAGATTTGAGGAGGATATGTTGCATCTTCACGGAAATAGTCATCCCATAAGCGTTGGTGACCCTCTTCACGTTTTCTTTCAATGTGGactcgtttcttcttctcggGTTCCAACGGATTCATTGCTTGATCAAAACGATTTTGGATTGCTTGATCAAAATAATTGTTGAGTGTTTGATCAAAATACTCATCCATCTTTTCTTCAATGTTATTAGAAGAAGatgccttttaaaaaaaaaaatagaagaagagcttGATAAAGTGTTTGAATAatattgtagaagaagaagaatatgtgGGTACAAAGATGAAAAAGCTTGATATTGTGGGTACAAAGATGAAAAAGCTTGATATTGTGAGTACAAATTGTGGGTACAAAGATGAAAAAGCTTGATATTTATGTGTCTACGAAGATGGTCTTATATATTGATGACCTTGTGGTGTTACAAAGGCATGACACTCTCGTCCGTGAACATAACATGTGACTCTAAGCAAAAGCTTTCTTGTCCGTGAGAAAAAGATGCAGGTCCGTGATTGCTTCTTGTCCGTGACCAAAAGCTTCTTGTCCGTGACCAACagcttcttgtcttcttcttcttcttgtcggCAATCCTAATGGAAGGAGACATAACAATCATTTGACCATTGCATATCATTAAAACAAgttaaactgaaacaaatcaagcaaacaatgAAAGCAATCATTCGGTGAAACAGAGTTATGCATATCATTAAGACAAGTTAAACTGAAACAATACAAGAAAacactgagagaaaacattcgGTGAAACAGAGTTATGCATTTCATTAAGACAAGTTAAACTGAAACAATACAAGCAAACATTgagagaaaacaacacaaatacATCGTTAATATGTTGTTGTCTGAAGTTGAATCCTTTTTCTTCAATAAACCCATCTTCCCAATCTCATTACTACTCTGTCAGCTTAGCAACTCTGAAAACCCATCTATAAATAattcagaaaccaaaaaaaaaaagaaatagtatCACTCTTAAGAAAAGGATAAAAAGACAATAATACGAATCCTAACACAAGCTTTACTACAACTCATCACAAACAAACATAGAAATATATAGAATCGAACATAACCACCAAAAGACACCAAACAGAGAAAGCTGTCTCATAGCATACTCCTTTcacatttgactcaagagtctTTGTCAAATACTTATGTACAGATACCTTGTTGAATTGCCTCATTTAAGACAATTAAACCATATGTTGTTGTCTCTCTACAAACAATGGCGTTTATTCAAAcctaaatcaaaacataaaacagaggATGGAGGGACAAATTCAAGATTTGCCTAAAAGAGAAACATGGATCAAAcgaattgaagaaagaaaaaaaaaaaagaagaagaagagaggatcaaataaaaagaaaaaaatcaatcaaaaaaactAGACATCTCTAGTCACATGTAATGGAACCCTATACAGATCTTCGTAGTGCTTATATCAAAAGGAAGACGCAAGTTAACATCCatacaacacatatatatatatatggacgaTGTTACAGAGCTATCAAGATATCAATTTCACAAAATCACATCAACAGaatcaaaacacacatctaaaataaacaatttacaCTACCAGAGAAACACACATCTAAGAGGTCAACCATGTTAACTTCAGTGGTAGAAGACGCAATACTCATTCCATTTTTTACAAAGATTTTGAACCCTACTCATAATACAAGAGCAAGAGCANNNNNNNNNNNNNNNNNNNNNNNNNNNNNNNNNNNNNNNNNNNNNNNNNNNNNNNNNNNNNNNNNNNNNNNNNNNNNNNNNNNNNNNNNNNNNNNNNNNNNNNNNNNNNNNNNNNNNNNNNNNNNNNNNNNNNNNNNNNNNNNNNNNNNNNNNNNNNNNNNNNNNNNNNNNNNNNNNNNNNNNNNNNNNNNNNNNNNNNNNNNNNNNNNNNNNNNNNNNNNNNNNNNNNNNNNNNNNNNNNNNNNNNNNNNNNNNNNNNNNNNNNNNNNNNNNNNNNNNNNNNNNNNNNNNNNNNNNNNNNNNNNNNNNNNNNNNNNNNNNNNNNNNNNNNNNNNNNNNNNNNNNNNNNNNNNNNNNNNNNNNNNNNNNNNNNNNNNNNNNNNNNNNNNNNNNNNNNNNNNNNNNNNNNNNNNNNNNNNNNNNNNNNNNNNNNNNNNNNNNNNNNNNNNNNNNNNNNNNNNNNNNNNNNNNNNNNNNNNNNNNNNNNNNNNNNNNNNNNNNNNNNNNNNNNNNNNNNNNNNNNNNNNNNNNNNNNNNNNNNNNNNNNNNNNNNNNNNNNNNNNNNNNNNNNNNNNNNNNNNNNNNNNNNNNNNNNNNNNNNNNNNNNNNNNNNNNNNNNNNNNNNNNNNNNNNNNNNNNNNNNNNNNNNNNNNNNNNNNNNNNNNNNNNNNNNNNNNNNNNNNNNNNNNNNNNNNNNNNNNNNNNNNNNNNNNNNNNNNNNNNNNNNNNNNNNNNNNNNNNNNNNNNNNNNNNNNNNNNNNNNNNNNNNNNNNNNNNNNNNNNNNNNNNNNNNNNNNNNNNNNNNNNNNNNNNNNNNNNNNNNNNNNNNaaaaaaaaagaagaagaagaagagaggatcaaataaaaagaaaaaaatcaatcaaaaaaactAGACATCTCTA from Camelina sativa cultivar DH55 chromosome 3, Cs, whole genome shotgun sequence includes:
- the LOC104778517 gene encoding uncharacterized protein LOC104778517, translated to MASSSNNIEEKMDEYFDQTLNNYFDQAIQNRFDQAMNPLEPEKKKRVHIERKREEGHQRLWDDYFREDATYPPQIFRRRFRMNKPLFMRIVERLSTEVPYFEQRRNGHGRLGLSAIQKCTAAIRMMAYGSAADAFDEYLRLAESTAMLCLEKFVERIVHLFGDEYLRSPTPEDLQRLLDNGEPTIVLDAVASQDLWIWLAFFGAPGVAPKVKYFVNGRQYRMAYYLTDGIYPKWATFVKSISMPQDPKASLFATYQEAVRKDVERAFGVLQARFAIVKNPALMLDKVKIGNIMRACIILHNMIVEDERDGYTQYDEATFAQVESNRTSEVDFTYSTDIPSNLRNMMGDTITIRNEVRDKKIHDRLQADLVEHMWEKFGTNQY
- the LOC104758959 gene encoding 1-aminocyclopropane-1-carboxylate synthase 2-like, which encodes MGLPGRNSGAILSKIATNNQHGENSEYFDGWKAYDKYPFHLSHNPHGIIQMGLAENQLCLDLIKDWIKENPESSICTLEGVHQFSDIANFQDYHGLKKFRQAIAHFMGKARGGRATFDPERVVMSGGATGANETIMFCLADPGDVFLIPSPYYAAFDRDLRWRTGVEIIPVPCSSSNNFRLTVEAVGWAYKKAQEANKKVKGLILTNPSNPLGTILDKDTLKDLVRFVTKKNIHLVVNEIYAATVFSGDDFVSVAEVVNDVDSYEVNVDLIHIVYSLSKDMGLPGFRVGIVYSYNDSVVSCARKISSFGLVSSQTQLMLASMLSDERFVENFLMENSKRLGKRHEVFTTGLKKADITCLTSSGGLFVWMDLRHLLRDRNSFESEIELWRIIIHKVKLNVSPGSSFHCTEPGWFRVCFANMDDDTLHVALRRIQDFVSKNSNNKIVEKATDKDQVIQNNNAKKQKWRQSNLRLSFRRLYEDGLSSPGIMSPHSPLLRA
- the LOC104758950 gene encoding heavy metal-associated isoprenylated plant protein 3, with product MKKMVLNLDLHDDKAKQKALKTVSTLPGIDSIAMDMKGKQLTVIGTVDPVDVVSKLRKYWPLTDIVLVGPAKEPEKEKKEEPKKEGGGEPAKKEGEAPKEEAKKEGEAPKKEEEKKEGGDKKEGEKKDQPQPQPQPQPVVPTPEQHVLELVKAYKAYNPHLTTYYYAQSIEENPNACVIC